A DNA window from Streptomyces canus contains the following coding sequences:
- a CDS encoding hydrophobic protein, translating into MIWILLLLLILVVFGFGFTMQILWWVAAVLLVVWIAGFVMSGRGRGRRR; encoded by the coding sequence ATGATCTGGATTCTTCTCCTTCTGCTGATCCTGGTGGTCTTTGGGTTCGGCTTCACGATGCAGATCCTGTGGTGGGTCGCCGCTGTTCTACTGGTCGTCTGGATCGCCGGCTTCGTGATGAGCGGGCGCGGCCGTGGCCGCCGCCGGTAG
- a CDS encoding extracellular solute-binding protein encodes MTTVGVRRSRRLGRGGMHRLAPLAAIGTAGVMLLSACGSGGDSGGTSKSLTFWISTVPGQDAGWKKMVAQYKKETGVNLKLVNIPYDGYTTKLHNAAQANSLPDVATVPALDPIWSSKLIDLKSIANNKSNKINSNFLAKDSSGKVLAIPSDVTASGLFINKSLFEKAGVSFPASPSKTWTWTDFIAAANKVREKTGAKYSLTFDQSPSRLRAMVYEMGGKYVHADSSGKFSADAATKKAVNTFVGWNDDKTMPKSVWTSGADPSAMFQSGDVVAYWSGVWQVPAFADSIKKFEWASVPTPAQPVQASDVNSGGLTVGFNNNGDAAGAATKFLSWLYEPAHYQALCEASGFLPVESGLSPKYPFKSEAAQAAFKLYNESIPLYAPISGYFNTAQTNWVLKGKSLTEDPTKTELGKAINGQQSADKALQNIVDGYNQQVGG; translated from the coding sequence ATGACCACTGTAGGTGTGCGGCGCTCCCGCCGACTCGGCCGCGGCGGCATGCACCGCCTGGCCCCCCTCGCTGCCATAGGCACGGCAGGTGTCATGCTGCTCTCCGCCTGCGGGTCGGGAGGCGACTCGGGCGGCACCTCCAAGTCCCTGACGTTCTGGATCTCCACGGTTCCGGGGCAGGACGCGGGCTGGAAGAAGATGGTGGCGCAGTACAAGAAGGAAACCGGCGTCAACCTCAAGCTCGTCAACATCCCCTACGACGGCTACACGACGAAGCTGCACAACGCCGCGCAGGCGAACTCCCTGCCCGACGTGGCGACCGTGCCGGCGCTGGACCCGATCTGGTCGAGCAAGCTGATCGACCTCAAGTCCATCGCCAACAACAAGAGCAACAAGATCAACTCGAACTTCCTCGCCAAGGACTCGTCCGGGAAGGTGCTGGCCATCCCCTCGGACGTCACCGCGTCCGGCCTGTTCATCAACAAGTCGCTGTTCGAGAAGGCGGGCGTCTCCTTCCCGGCCTCGCCGTCGAAGACCTGGACCTGGACCGACTTCATCGCCGCGGCGAACAAGGTCCGCGAGAAGACCGGCGCCAAGTACTCTCTGACGTTCGACCAGTCGCCGTCCCGGCTGCGCGCCATGGTGTACGAGATGGGCGGGAAGTACGTCCACGCGGACTCCTCCGGCAAGTTCTCGGCGGACGCGGCGACCAAGAAGGCCGTGAACACCTTCGTCGGATGGAACGACGACAAGACCATGCCGAAGTCGGTGTGGACCAGCGGCGCCGACCCGTCGGCCATGTTCCAGAGCGGTGACGTCGTCGCCTACTGGTCCGGCGTGTGGCAGGTTCCCGCTTTCGCGGACAGCATCAAGAAGTTCGAGTGGGCGAGCGTTCCGACCCCCGCCCAGCCGGTGCAGGCAAGCGACGTCAACAGCGGCGGCCTGACGGTGGGCTTCAACAACAACGGCGACGCGGCCGGCGCCGCGACGAAGTTCCTGTCCTGGCTGTACGAGCCGGCCCACTACCAGGCGCTGTGCGAGGCGTCCGGGTTCCTGCCGGTCGAGAGCGGTCTGAGCCCGAAGTACCCCTTCAAGTCCGAGGCGGCGCAGGCGGCGTTCAAGCTGTACAACGAGTCGATCCCGCTCTACGCCCCGATCTCCGGCTACTTCAACACCGCGCAGACGAACTGGGTGCTGAAGGGCAAGAGCCTCACCGAGGACCCGACCAAGACGGAGCTCGGCAAGGCGATCAACGGCCAGCAGTCGGCCGACAAGGCCCTGCAGAACATCGTGGACGGCTACAACCAGCAGGTCGGCGGCTGA
- a CDS encoding DUF3662 domain-containing protein — translation MSALSTLEQAMEHGWEALWARVLDREPVELVEALRRECDSHVVVCSESRVVVPNAYDVELADFAYDELVRRGSSVGQALTDSLARHGERQGYEWAGPLTVHISRSDHVPNGRYRVTSAAMPHVSAEGFQQAIR, via the coding sequence ATGAGTGCGCTGAGCACGCTGGAACAGGCCATGGAGCACGGATGGGAGGCACTGTGGGCGAGGGTCCTCGACCGGGAGCCCGTCGAACTCGTCGAGGCGCTGCGGCGCGAGTGCGACAGCCACGTGGTCGTGTGCAGTGAGAGCCGGGTGGTGGTCCCGAACGCGTACGACGTGGAGCTCGCGGACTTCGCCTACGACGAACTGGTGCGCCGGGGCAGCAGCGTGGGCCAGGCGCTCACGGACAGCCTGGCCCGGCACGGCGAGCGGCAGGGCTACGAATGGGCGGGCCCGCTCACCGTGCACATCTCCAGGTCCGACCACGTGCCCAACGGCCGTTACCGCGTGACGAGCGCGGCGATGCCGCATGTGAGCGCTGAGGGATTCCAGCAGGCGATCCGCTGA
- a CDS encoding carbohydrate ABC transporter permease, producing the protein MTKRASDVSVSPPRRRNKYIVAPLVLIAANVVLFALFFVWPAVIGLVYSFTNYTGVGAFQFIGLDNYHNLFGDSTFYDALTRTLLYAVLFVPLNFALALLAANLVVNKHAKGASVARVIFFIPWLLSPIVVGVLWRWLFGENFGLVNYVIEKLGGSAVPWQSNADLSLLVVVMAASWAWTGFSMLLFIAAIKNVPVSYYEAASLDGAGPWRQFVSITLPSIAPTSFIVILLNTINAMKEYPVFVALNNGGPGTSNNLMVQYIYETGFKRGQIGYASAASFVLMLILMAVAIIQLIVNRRVENR; encoded by the coding sequence ATGACAAAACGCGCCTCGGACGTGTCCGTGAGCCCGCCCAGGAGACGCAACAAGTACATCGTCGCGCCGCTCGTCCTCATCGCGGCCAATGTCGTGCTCTTCGCGCTGTTCTTCGTCTGGCCGGCGGTGATCGGGCTCGTCTACTCCTTCACGAACTACACGGGTGTGGGGGCGTTCCAGTTCATCGGACTGGACAACTACCACAACCTGTTCGGGGACTCCACCTTCTACGACGCGCTGACCCGGACGCTGCTGTACGCCGTGCTCTTCGTGCCGCTGAACTTCGCGCTCGCGCTGCTCGCCGCCAACCTGGTGGTGAACAAGCACGCCAAGGGCGCGTCGGTCGCCCGCGTCATCTTCTTCATCCCGTGGCTTCTGTCGCCCATCGTCGTGGGTGTCCTGTGGCGCTGGCTGTTCGGTGAGAACTTCGGACTGGTCAACTACGTCATCGAGAAGCTCGGCGGAAGTGCCGTTCCGTGGCAGTCGAACGCGGACCTGTCGTTGCTCGTGGTGGTGATGGCGGCGTCCTGGGCCTGGACGGGCTTCTCGATGCTGCTGTTCATCGCGGCGATCAAGAACGTGCCGGTGTCGTACTACGAGGCGGCCTCGCTCGACGGCGCCGGCCCGTGGCGCCAGTTCGTCAGCATCACGCTGCCGAGCATCGCGCCCACCTCGTTCATCGTCATCCTGCTCAACACGATCAACGCGATGAAGGAATACCCGGTGTTCGTCGCCCTCAACAACGGCGGACCCGGAACGTCGAACAACCTGATGGTCCAGTACATCTACGAGACCGGCTTCAAACGGGGCCAGATCGGCTACGCGAGCGCCGCGTCGTTCGTGCTCATGCTCATCCTGATGGCCGTGGCGATCATCCAGCTGATCGTCAACCGGCGGGTGGAGAACCGATGA
- a CDS encoding CsbD family protein, whose protein sequence is MSVGQTIKHKTQAFKGRVTERIGRTTRTRRLRREGRTDRVSGKLKQSGDKAKDAFKP, encoded by the coding sequence ATGAGTGTCGGACAGACCATCAAGCACAAGACACAGGCGTTCAAGGGCAGGGTCACCGAACGCATCGGCCGGACCACCCGCACCAGGCGGCTGCGGCGCGAAGGCAGGACCGACCGGGTCTCCGGAAAGCTGAAGCAGTCCGGCGACAAGGCCAAGGACGCGTTCAAGCCCTGA
- a CDS encoding MurR/RpiR family transcriptional regulator, with protein sequence MSSPQQARAQASAITSGRTAPEAEAAPASQLRTLFDRPRLSPGQRRIAQYLIEHITEAAFLSITDLAERVGVSQPSVTRFAAAVGFSGYPALREKLQSIALSTLAGGPIADDESRGNELQAAVDAEIENLENLRRDFADPDRMIELGRKLSESTPLTILGLRISASLAEYFAYAARRIHPDVRVVTRGGSVAYDALLQSREAGGTWVLAFSMPRHAQETLTALRVARSAGLKVALVTDLALGHVADEADVLFSTGTGSRLVFDSYAAPGVIAAALLQAMTDADPERTQARLEEYEQISDQHQFFLRD encoded by the coding sequence GTGTCATCGCCGCAGCAGGCACGCGCACAGGCATCCGCGATCACCTCGGGCAGGACCGCACCGGAAGCGGAGGCCGCCCCGGCCTCCCAGCTCAGGACTCTCTTCGACAGGCCCCGGCTCTCCCCGGGGCAGCGGCGCATCGCGCAGTACCTGATCGAGCACATCACCGAAGCGGCGTTCCTCTCCATCACCGATCTCGCCGAGCGCGTCGGCGTGAGCCAGCCCTCGGTGACGCGGTTCGCCGCGGCCGTGGGCTTCAGCGGCTACCCCGCCCTCCGGGAGAAACTCCAGTCGATCGCGCTCAGCACCCTCGCCGGCGGCCCGATCGCGGACGACGAGTCGCGCGGCAACGAACTCCAGGCCGCGGTCGACGCGGAGATCGAGAACCTGGAGAACCTGCGCCGCGACTTCGCCGACCCGGACCGGATGATCGAGCTCGGCCGCAAGCTGTCCGAGTCGACCCCGCTGACCATCCTGGGCCTGCGCATCTCGGCGTCCCTGGCCGAGTACTTCGCCTACGCGGCCCGGCGTATTCACCCCGACGTGCGGGTGGTCACCCGCGGCGGCAGCGTCGCCTACGACGCTCTCCTGCAGTCCCGTGAGGCGGGCGGCACCTGGGTGCTCGCGTTCTCGATGCCGCGGCACGCCCAGGAGACCCTCACCGCGCTGCGGGTCGCCCGCAGCGCCGGCCTGAAGGTCGCCCTCGTCACGGACCTGGCGCTCGGGCACGTGGCCGACGAGGCAGACGTCCTCTTCAGCACCGGCACGGGCTCCCGGCTGGTCTTCGACTCCTACGCGGCACCCGGTGTGATCGCCGCCGCCCTGCTCCAGGCCATGACCGACGCCGACCCCGAGCGCACCCAGGCACGGCTCGAGGAGTACGAACAGATCTCCGACCAGCACCAGTTCTTCCTCAGGGACTGA
- a CDS encoding N-acetylglucosamine kinase yields MQDTAPLVVGIDVGGTKTQLRAFAGDIPVADHVRSSGGWRPHDPVAAAGWLAALAADALPAGARPSALAVGGHACETPRQCAQIRTALQLHFDAPALVVGDAELLAPAAGLDKGVGLVAGTGSVAVGRFADGTPVQVGGWGALLGDEGGAAGLVREAVRAVWAAHDRGEEPDPLALGLLSGFDVPEVPALGAALEHATAASAEWGRHAPAVFAAAEAGSPLARTVIAEAGRALAGLVERLAARGVVVDDVVVAGSTVLAQPSLYDAFVSALADGVPSARPRPLRAPPVDGAVAMARSLL; encoded by the coding sequence GTGCAGGACACCGCACCCCTGGTTGTCGGCATCGACGTGGGCGGCACCAAGACACAGCTCCGCGCGTTCGCGGGCGACATCCCTGTCGCCGATCACGTCCGGTCCAGCGGCGGCTGGCGGCCCCACGACCCGGTGGCCGCCGCCGGGTGGCTGGCCGCACTGGCCGCGGACGCGCTTCCCGCCGGCGCACGCCCGTCCGCCCTCGCCGTCGGCGGGCACGCCTGCGAGACCCCGCGCCAGTGCGCACAGATCCGCACCGCTCTCCAACTGCACTTCGACGCGCCCGCGCTCGTCGTGGGCGACGCCGAACTGCTCGCTCCCGCGGCGGGACTGGACAAGGGCGTCGGCCTCGTGGCCGGCACCGGATCCGTGGCCGTGGGCCGGTTCGCCGACGGCACACCGGTCCAGGTCGGCGGCTGGGGCGCGCTCCTGGGCGACGAGGGCGGAGCCGCCGGCCTCGTCCGCGAGGCCGTACGAGCCGTATGGGCGGCGCACGACCGCGGGGAAGAGCCCGACCCGCTGGCGCTCGGTCTGCTGTCCGGGTTCGACGTCCCCGAAGTGCCCGCGCTCGGCGCCGCGCTGGAGCACGCCACGGCCGCCTCCGCCGAGTGGGGCCGGCACGCCCCGGCCGTCTTCGCCGCCGCCGAGGCCGGATCCCCGCTCGCCCGCACCGTGATCGCCGAGGCGGGCCGCGCCCTGGCCGGGCTCGTCGAACGGCTCGCCGCCCGCGGGGTGGTGGTCGACGATGTCGTGGTCGCGGGCAGTACCGTCCTCGCCCAGCCGTCGCTGTACGACGCCTTCGTGTCGGCGCTGGCCGACGGCGTGCCGTCGGCACGGCCGCGTCCTCTGCGGGCGCCGCCGGTGGACGGCGCGGTGGCGATGGCTCGTTCACTTCTGTGA
- a CDS encoding ArnT family glycosyltransferase, protein MMASEQQTALDPVPASRARDGKVRQPRPARRWLVPLLVVVLLAQMAAVMATTAVQQTPTIDEPVYVATAAEYLHGQGIRYNPEHPPLGKLVVAVGVAITDPHVDTAFDGPQIDLGPHLLYESGNDPWRLMFWARLPVIVLTLLFGLVVFAFARELAGRAAGLTALALYAFSPDVVAHGSLATLDVPTAGFLLTSVWLLWRARLRPRRYVPLAGLALGAALATKMSALPAVPVLVALAALSVWSARRGDETRRRLLRVLAGATVVALAAVAVVWASYLVVDPRLRWTSQDQVPVVHGLRGTLVDLLPFPQAYADGMRLQFRFENHPWEGFLFGRMYTGHLWYYLPAALLVKTPLGLLALWAAGAVVLVAVRRLRPAAPYLLVPAGVLLASAMTGSRDFGTRYALFLPMFLAVAAGCVVAVRRRLSRVVTGALVLFVAVSSLLTFPFYLPYSNEAFGGPARTHLRLHDSNVDWGQDLGGLAERLRERYPDERIWLVYKGSGLPSAYGIEASDPREVPVDDVHGLLVVSDSSVAKAKGRLAELIDSSRPVDEVGHSITIYRR, encoded by the coding sequence ATGATGGCGAGCGAGCAGCAGACGGCCCTGGACCCGGTCCCCGCGTCCAGGGCCCGCGACGGCAAGGTGCGGCAGCCGCGACCGGCCCGGCGGTGGCTGGTACCGCTCCTCGTCGTCGTGCTGCTCGCCCAGATGGCCGCCGTCATGGCGACAACCGCCGTACAGCAGACCCCGACGATCGACGAACCCGTCTACGTGGCCACGGCCGCCGAGTACCTCCACGGTCAGGGCATCCGCTACAACCCCGAGCACCCGCCGCTCGGCAAGCTGGTCGTCGCCGTCGGGGTGGCGATCACCGACCCGCACGTGGACACGGCGTTCGACGGGCCCCAGATCGACCTGGGCCCCCACCTGCTGTACGAGTCGGGCAACGACCCCTGGCGGCTGATGTTCTGGGCCAGGCTCCCGGTGATCGTGCTGACGCTGCTGTTCGGGCTGGTCGTGTTCGCCTTCGCCCGGGAACTCGCCGGCAGGGCGGCGGGCCTCACGGCGCTCGCCCTGTACGCCTTCTCCCCCGACGTCGTCGCCCACGGTTCCCTGGCCACACTCGACGTGCCGACGGCCGGGTTCCTGCTCACCTCGGTGTGGCTGCTGTGGCGGGCCCGCCTGCGGCCACGGCGGTACGTGCCGCTCGCCGGTCTGGCGCTCGGCGCGGCACTGGCGACGAAGATGAGCGCGCTGCCGGCCGTGCCGGTCCTGGTGGCACTGGCCGCGCTCTCGGTGTGGAGCGCGCGTCGCGGTGACGAGACACGCCGGCGGCTGCTGCGCGTCCTCGCGGGGGCCACCGTTGTGGCTCTGGCCGCCGTCGCCGTCGTATGGGCCTCGTACCTGGTGGTCGATCCGCGGCTGCGGTGGACGTCCCAGGACCAGGTGCCCGTGGTGCACGGCCTGCGGGGGACCCTCGTCGATCTGCTGCCGTTCCCCCAGGCCTACGCGGACGGGATGCGCCTCCAGTTCCGTTTCGAGAACCACCCGTGGGAGGGCTTCCTGTTCGGGCGGATGTACACCGGGCACCTCTGGTACTACCTGCCGGCGGCGCTCCTGGTGAAGACCCCGCTGGGCCTGCTCGCCCTGTGGGCCGCCGGTGCCGTGGTGCTGGTCGCGGTACGGCGGCTGCGGCCCGCCGCGCCGTATCTGCTCGTGCCCGCCGGGGTGCTGCTCGCCTCGGCCATGACAGGGTCACGCGACTTCGGCACCCGGTACGCGCTCTTCCTGCCCATGTTCCTGGCGGTGGCCGCCGGGTGTGTGGTGGCGGTGCGCCGACGCCTGTCGAGGGTCGTGACCGGGGCGCTGGTGCTGTTCGTCGCGGTCAGCTCGCTGCTGACTTTTCCCTTCTACCTGCCGTACTCCAACGAGGCGTTCGGCGGACCGGCCCGCACCCATCTGCGGCTGCACGACTCCAACGTCGACTGGGGACAGGACCTCGGCGGGCTCGCCGAGCGGCTGCGCGAGCGCTATCCGGACGAACGGATCTGGCTCGTCTACAAGGGCAGCGGGCTACCGTCCGCCTACGGCATCGAGGCGTCCGATCCGCGCGAGGTCCCGGTGGACGACGTGCACGGACTGCTGGTCGTGTCGGACTCCTCGGTTGCCAAAGCGAAGGGCCGACTGGCCGAGCTGATCGACAGCAGCCGTCCGGTCGACGAGGTCGGTCACTCGATCACGATCTATCGCCGATGA
- a CDS encoding phosphatase PAP2 family protein — protein sequence MPSSAGQHSPSSLTERGVKRRGFLKTSLGASAGILAAPTFASWLGAADAKAATAPAAFVDDYKSNVMANLTPETNAVVRVLGGFARIWKTGDTWNTGTPLRPEVLRANMRYCARLTQARTEAQAKEAFLYDRQHQSYAMIGGLGPLAGLYRSGAKAVTSITSAPDTAPPTTISDAVPADAPAGSALGAGSYDSSLGQVAKLVDTVRGPYASGNPGKYAFQYPRPWRMNEDSEVVDTGAKDALGFPVYDSEVIVATQLLRQRSTSPVDDGGFPSGHTNAFHLAGLAFAYAVPERFQELVTRAFELSHTRIMSGMHSTVDVMGGRIMATALAAATLADAANADLKAAARAQALKYFTEQTGTTADTLFAYAHSDAADAYADRDANARSVGPRLTYVLNRDGGNQPFTVPKGAEVLLETRLPYLDAAQRREVLRTTGLPSGYVLLDGFEQWGRLNLFAAADGYGSFDSDVTVTLDAASGGFHAADAWRNDIGGCGGLTKRGSGTLTLTGHNRYTGGTVLKEGALVAGSAHALGHGDVRVQGGKLTVGGTSLQVHGTYSQEGGALELTLRSGQEPVLEVTRRAVLGAGSVLSLELDADKPPTAGRTVRVLGCQGLRGQFDRVELNSDTLRAVPVYTAEGLSVRLLKR from the coding sequence ATGCCGTCATCCGCCGGGCAGCACTCCCCCTCGTCGCTCACCGAACGCGGCGTGAAGCGAAGGGGATTCCTCAAGACGTCCCTGGGCGCCTCGGCCGGCATCCTGGCCGCGCCCACGTTCGCCTCCTGGCTGGGCGCCGCGGACGCCAAGGCCGCCACCGCCCCCGCCGCTTTCGTGGACGACTACAAGTCCAACGTCATGGCGAACCTGACGCCCGAGACCAACGCGGTGGTGCGGGTCCTCGGCGGTTTCGCCCGCATATGGAAGACCGGCGACACCTGGAACACGGGCACCCCGCTGCGGCCCGAGGTGCTGCGCGCCAACATGCGCTACTGCGCTCGCCTCACCCAGGCGCGCACCGAGGCGCAGGCGAAGGAGGCCTTCCTCTACGACCGCCAGCACCAGAGCTACGCCATGATCGGCGGCCTCGGCCCGCTCGCCGGCCTCTACCGGTCCGGCGCCAAGGCGGTCACCTCGATCACCAGCGCACCCGACACCGCCCCGCCGACCACGATCAGCGACGCCGTTCCGGCCGACGCCCCCGCGGGCTCCGCGCTCGGCGCCGGCTCCTACGACTCCTCGCTCGGCCAGGTGGCCAAGCTGGTCGACACCGTGCGCGGCCCGTACGCCTCGGGCAACCCCGGCAAGTACGCCTTCCAGTACCCGCGCCCGTGGCGCATGAACGAGGACAGCGAGGTCGTCGACACGGGCGCGAAGGACGCGCTCGGCTTCCCGGTCTACGACTCGGAGGTGATCGTCGCCACCCAGCTGCTGCGCCAGCGCAGCACCTCGCCGGTGGACGACGGCGGCTTCCCCAGCGGCCACACCAACGCCTTCCACCTGGCGGGCCTGGCCTTCGCGTACGCCGTACCGGAGCGCTTCCAGGAACTGGTCACCCGCGCCTTCGAGCTGAGCCACACCCGGATCATGTCCGGCATGCACTCGACGGTCGACGTCATGGGCGGGCGCATCATGGCCACCGCGCTGGCCGCCGCCACCCTGGCCGACGCCGCGAACGCCGACCTCAAGGCCGCGGCGCGGGCGCAGGCGCTGAAGTACTTCACCGAGCAGACCGGCACCACGGCCGACACGCTCTTCGCCTACGCCCACTCGGACGCCGCCGACGCGTACGCGGACCGGGACGCCAACGCCCGTTCCGTGGGGCCCCGGCTGACCTATGTGCTGAACCGGGACGGCGGCAACCAGCCGTTCACCGTACCCAAGGGCGCGGAGGTGCTGCTGGAGACGCGGCTGCCGTACCTGGACGCGGCGCAGCGGCGTGAGGTGCTGCGGACCACCGGGCTGCCCTCCGGCTATGTCCTGCTGGACGGCTTCGAGCAGTGGGGCCGGCTCAACCTGTTCGCCGCGGCGGACGGGTACGGCTCCTTCGACTCCGACGTGACCGTCACCCTGGACGCGGCCTCGGGCGGCTTCCACGCGGCGGACGCCTGGCGCAACGACATCGGCGGCTGTGGCGGTCTGACCAAGCGGGGCAGCGGCACGCTCACCCTGACCGGCCACAACCGGTACACCGGCGGAACCGTGCTCAAGGAAGGTGCGCTGGTCGCCGGTTCGGCGCACGCGCTCGGCCACGGCGACGTGCGGGTGCAGGGCGGGAAGCTGACGGTGGGCGGCACGTCTCTGCAGGTCCACGGGACGTACAGCCAGGAGGGCGGCGCGCTGGAGCTGACCCTGCGGTCCGGTCAGGAGCCGGTCCTGGAGGTGACACGGCGCGCGGTGCTCGGGGCGGGCAGCGTCCTCTCGCTCGAGCTGGACGCCGACAAGCCGCCGACGGCCGGGCGCACGGTCCGTGTCCTGGGCTGCCAGGGACTGCGTGGCCAGTTCGACCGCGTCGAACTGAACTCCGACACTCTGCGGGCCGTACCCGTCTACACGGCGGAAGGTCTGTCGGTACGACTCCTGAAGCGGTGA
- a CDS encoding carbohydrate ABC transporter permease, with the protein MTTTDIPRPVDAGPGRAVSKKRPRSTGSGGLRRAVPATTLLWIMACLYGLPVLWFILSSLKPASDLFSYPLTLVPHNPTLSGFKAAWDSANFSQYFINTAIVCVITTILTVGVSCCTGYALAKYDNKWLKVFFLCILATTMLPSEVMLAPEFLVVRNLGLYNSFAGIILPAVLTATGCFMFRQFFLTVPDELVEAARIDGARELSIFLRIMVPLSRPIMLTLAILSFQWRWNDYIWPLLMLNDPNKFTVQIGIQSIVGAQNINWSVLLGASVISMIPLIAIFLVFQRYVMSADINAGLKD; encoded by the coding sequence ATGACAACCACAGACATCCCACGCCCGGTCGACGCCGGTCCCGGACGGGCCGTCTCCAAGAAGCGCCCCCGCAGCACGGGCAGCGGTGGGCTCCGGCGGGCGGTGCCCGCGACGACACTGCTGTGGATCATGGCGTGTCTCTACGGGTTGCCGGTGCTGTGGTTCATCCTCAGCTCGCTCAAGCCGGCCTCGGATCTGTTCTCCTATCCGCTGACGCTGGTTCCGCACAATCCCACCCTGTCGGGTTTCAAGGCGGCGTGGGACAGTGCCAACTTCTCCCAGTACTTCATCAACACGGCCATCGTGTGCGTGATCACCACGATCCTCACGGTGGGCGTCAGCTGCTGCACCGGGTACGCGCTGGCCAAGTACGACAACAAGTGGCTCAAGGTCTTCTTCCTCTGCATCCTGGCCACCACGATGCTGCCGTCCGAGGTCATGCTCGCCCCGGAGTTCCTGGTGGTCCGCAACCTCGGCCTCTACAACTCTTTCGCCGGCATCATCCTCCCGGCCGTGCTCACCGCGACCGGATGCTTCATGTTCCGCCAGTTCTTCCTGACGGTTCCCGACGAACTCGTGGAAGCCGCACGCATCGACGGCGCCCGCGAACTGTCGATCTTCCTGCGGATCATGGTGCCGCTCTCCCGGCCCATCATGCTGACCCTCGCCATCCTGTCCTTCCAGTGGCGGTGGAACGACTACATCTGGCCGCTGCTGATGCTGAACGACCCCAACAAGTTCACCGTGCAGATCGGCATCCAGAGCATCGTCGGCGCGCAGAACATCAACTGGTCGGTACTGCTCGGCGCATCGGTCATCTCCATGATCCCTCTGATCGCCATCTTCCTGGTCTTCCAGCGCTACGTCATGAGCGCCGACATCAACGCCGGACTGAAGGACTGA
- a CDS encoding ROK family protein, whose translation MAGTPRLTESASAVFAVLAQAGTATRPQLASLARLSKPTVSSAVAELEGVHLAAHSGTSSGGTGRSAAVYRLGPAAGAVLAVDLGPAVTRVRACALDGTLLAEATGPREEAADVVRDALSALRSDAPLRAIVVAVGDVTARAEEGTVRPATAKAGPVFDAVAVALPPGVPVHLENNVNCAALAELHEGAARGRHTFGYLRIGVGIGLGIVVGGHVLAGANGAAGEVARLPYPWDDGLEPRHEALEEYIGSRSLLRRAAAAWPASDGACPRTAERLFALAGQGSAAARAVVDRHAVDVGRLAAAVTAVLDPGLLVLGGSTGAYPQLLPGVRAELERLSWPTEVVSSQVGDLGTVVGAARLAVARGVQTVTQAARTKD comes from the coding sequence GTGGCTGGAACCCCCCGTCTGACCGAAAGCGCCAGCGCCGTGTTCGCGGTGCTGGCCCAGGCCGGCACCGCGACCCGGCCGCAGCTGGCGAGCCTCGCGCGGCTGTCCAAGCCGACGGTCTCCTCCGCCGTCGCCGAACTGGAGGGCGTCCACCTCGCCGCCCACTCCGGCACCTCCTCCGGCGGTACGGGCCGCAGCGCCGCCGTCTACCGCCTCGGCCCGGCCGCGGGTGCCGTACTCGCCGTCGACCTCGGCCCCGCCGTCACCCGGGTCCGCGCCTGCGCCCTGGACGGCACCCTCCTCGCCGAGGCCACCGGCCCCCGGGAGGAGGCCGCCGACGTGGTGCGCGACGCCCTGTCCGCGCTGCGCTCCGACGCTCCGCTGCGTGCCATCGTCGTGGCCGTCGGTGACGTCACCGCACGGGCCGAAGAGGGCACCGTGCGTCCGGCGACCGCCAAGGCCGGACCCGTCTTCGACGCGGTGGCCGTCGCGCTGCCGCCAGGAGTGCCCGTCCACCTCGAGAACAACGTCAACTGCGCCGCGCTCGCGGAACTGCACGAGGGCGCGGCCCGCGGCCGTCACACCTTCGGCTATCTGCGGATCGGCGTCGGTATCGGTCTGGGCATCGTCGTGGGCGGACACGTGCTGGCCGGTGCCAACGGCGCGGCCGGAGAGGTCGCCCGGCTGCCCTACCCCTGGGACGACGGCCTGGAGCCCCGCCACGAGGCCCTGGAGGAATACATCGGCTCCCGGTCCCTGCTGCGCCGGGCCGCCGCGGCCTGGCCCGCATCCGACGGCGCATGCCCCCGCACCGCCGAGCGGCTCTTCGCCCTCGCCGGACAGGGCAGTGCCGCGGCCCGCGCGGTCGTCGACAGACACGCCGTGGACGTGGGCCGACTGGCCGCCGCCGTGACCGCCGTACTGGACCCGGGACTGCTCGTGCTGGGCGGCAGCACCGGCGCGTATCCGCAGCTCCTGCCCGGTGTGCGGGCCGAGCTGGAGCGGCTCAGCTGGCCCACCGAGGTGGTCAGCAGCCAGGTCGGTGATCTCGGCACCGTCGTGGGCGCCGCCCGGCTCGCGGTCGCCCGAGGAGTCCAAACCGTGACCCAGGCGGCACGGACGAAGGATTGA